The following are encoded together in the Microterricola viridarii genome:
- a CDS encoding MDR family MFS transporter, which yields MTHREVMQALSGLLLGMFVSMIASTVVGTSMPLIIGELKGDQAAFTWVITATLLATTVSTPIWGKFADLFNRKLLLQLAMVIFVLASAIAGFSQDPGMLITMRVFQGLGAGGMAALSQIVMADIISPRERGKYAGLFGAVMAIGTIGGPLLGGVITDTLGWRWNFFVALPFAIVALILLQRTLHLPKLPARKVSIDYLGMVLISGGVSLLLVWVSLGGSQFEWDSITSFAMVAGALVLLALAVVVELKAKEPMIPLDLFKSRTFTLSVIASISVGVAMFGTSVFLSQYMQLARGATPTESGLLTIPMMGGLLISSTVVGGLISRHGKWKGFMIAGSALSVIGSYMLTFLHYDTNFFYVGVSMFLLGAGVGMVMQNLVLVVQNQTAAKNMGVATSAVTFFRSLGGTIGVTVMGSLLGTVVASNIKDHVMKLSPAKQAEAMQALGDGRIPQVNLLPDFLREIVESAYGSGVGTIFMLAVPLAIVTLIAVIFLPNAQLSTLTSIQRAKAETPGGQDAPGTLARELEDAEDALIDATSAASALPAVGLAHPTDTESVRITAAASGPGQSTTTK from the coding sequence ATGACCCACCGCGAGGTGATGCAGGCACTCAGCGGCCTGCTGCTCGGCATGTTCGTGTCGATGATCGCCAGCACCGTCGTGGGCACCTCGATGCCCCTCATCATCGGTGAGCTCAAGGGCGACCAGGCCGCGTTCACCTGGGTCATCACCGCGACCCTCCTGGCCACCACCGTGTCGACGCCCATCTGGGGCAAGTTCGCCGACCTGTTCAACCGCAAGCTGCTGCTGCAGCTCGCCATGGTCATCTTCGTCCTGGCATCCGCCATCGCCGGCTTCTCCCAGGACCCCGGCATGCTCATCACGATGCGTGTGTTCCAGGGCCTCGGCGCCGGCGGCATGGCCGCACTCAGCCAGATCGTCATGGCCGACATCATCAGCCCGCGTGAGCGCGGCAAGTACGCAGGCCTGTTCGGCGCCGTGATGGCCATCGGCACCATCGGCGGCCCGCTGCTCGGCGGCGTGATCACCGACACCCTCGGCTGGCGCTGGAACTTCTTCGTCGCCCTGCCGTTCGCGATCGTGGCACTCATCCTGCTGCAGCGCACACTGCACCTGCCAAAGCTCCCCGCGCGCAAGGTGTCGATCGACTACCTCGGCATGGTGCTGATCTCCGGCGGCGTCTCGCTACTGCTCGTCTGGGTCAGCCTCGGCGGTTCGCAGTTCGAGTGGGACTCGATCACCAGCTTCGCCATGGTCGCGGGGGCCCTCGTGCTCCTCGCCCTCGCCGTGGTCGTTGAGCTCAAGGCCAAGGAGCCGATGATCCCGCTGGATCTCTTCAAGAGCCGCACCTTCACCCTCTCGGTGATCGCCAGCATCTCTGTCGGCGTGGCCATGTTCGGCACCTCGGTGTTCCTCAGCCAGTACATGCAGCTCGCCCGGGGCGCGACACCGACCGAGTCCGGTCTGCTCACCATCCCCATGATGGGTGGCCTGCTCATCTCCTCGACCGTGGTCGGTGGCCTGATCAGCCGCCACGGCAAGTGGAAGGGCTTCATGATCGCCGGCAGCGCGCTCAGCGTCATCGGCAGCTACATGCTCACCTTCCTGCACTACGACACCAACTTCTTCTACGTCGGTGTCTCGATGTTCCTGCTGGGCGCTGGTGTCGGCATGGTCATGCAGAACCTCGTGCTCGTCGTGCAGAACCAGACCGCGGCCAAGAACATGGGCGTCGCCACCAGCGCCGTCACCTTCTTCCGCAGCCTGGGCGGCACCATCGGTGTCACGGTGATGGGCTCGCTGCTTGGCACCGTCGTGGCCAGCAACATCAAGGACCACGTGATGAAGCTCTCACCCGCCAAGCAGGCCGAGGCCATGCAGGCACTCGGCGACGGCCGCATCCCGCAGGTCAACCTGCTGCCGGACTTCCTGCGCGAGATCGTAGAGAGCGCATACGGAAGCGGCGTCGGAACGATCTTCATGCTCGCCGTGCCGCTCGCGATCGTCACGCTCATCGCCGTGATCTTCCTGCCGAACGCACAGCTCAGCACGCTCACCTCGATCCAGCGCGCCAAGGCCGAGACGCCGGGCGGGCAGGATGCCCCCGGCACGCTGGCGCGTGAGCTCGAGGATGCAGAAGACGCACTCATCGATGCCACCTCCGCGGCGTCCGCGCTCCCGGCGGTGGGTCTCGCCCACCCGACGGACACGGAGTCCGTGCGGATCACTGCGGCGGCCTCCGGCCCCGGTCAGAGCACGACAACCAAATAG
- a CDS encoding MarR family winged helix-turn-helix transcriptional regulator — protein MSPVRSPETEAAIAEVEAQLGVLFARVRTIWKDGAHAVHPDLQPVGYKLLASLVRAGSCHAGALAEQLATDKSVISRQVKLMEELGLVVSAPDPTDGRARILTATPEAVEKINIIRDRNQAMLRSRLDDWTGDDLTRFATLLARLAE, from the coding sequence ATGAGCCCCGTCCGTTCCCCCGAAACCGAGGCGGCCATCGCCGAGGTTGAAGCACAGCTGGGCGTGTTGTTCGCCCGCGTTCGCACGATCTGGAAGGACGGGGCGCACGCGGTGCACCCCGACCTCCAGCCGGTGGGCTACAAGCTGTTGGCGAGCTTGGTGCGGGCGGGCTCCTGCCACGCGGGGGCGCTGGCCGAGCAGCTCGCGACCGACAAGAGCGTGATCAGCCGTCAGGTGAAACTGATGGAGGAGCTCGGGCTCGTCGTGAGCGCGCCTGACCCGACCGACGGTCGTGCCCGCATCCTCACGGCGACGCCGGAGGCCGTGGAGAAGATCAACATCATTCGTGACCGCAACCAGGCCATGCTGCGCTCGCGATTGGACGACTGGACCGGCGACGACCTCACCCGGTTCGCCACCCTGCTCGCGCGCCTCGCCGAGTAA